cattcatatggatattggactcctgctgttcacctaggccggctacaggactcctggagagttcccattggttggggaagtacagtaggagggagttccgggggaggagctctctctgcgggtctgggaggaggccgcgtgggtggaaaaaatcttcccgggcggtaccggacattggcggcagtttcaaaaaataaactttgttcctgcttgagtggctcgtgattttgtgcccagccagactgcggcaccagtgtccctgtagcatgctctttttaggtctttagggaatagaccgagaaggggaatagctgggtcaaatggtggttccattctggaAGGGTAATTCTCAATATAATAAGTTGAAAAATGTTATCTATTATAACATTTCCTTTCATAAGGAATTGTACCTTCACAGTATGTGTATTAAATCCCTATGTTTTAGGGTCCAGACCCATTCAAATACCCATTCAAATTTTGTGATGCCTCACAAAAATCTATATTATGTTAAAATTGTGTAAAGTGTATGCTACAACAACATTTGAACTCTATGGCAAAGTTCAGCACAAACTATAATGACTCTCAAAAGGCTCCTTGTAAAATTAAAAGTACCATGGCAGGAGGCCCCTTAAGTACCATCCACGTAGGAACTACTGAGGCACCTGAAACACCATGCTAAATGGCTCATCTGGTGGCTGAGAGCTGGGACTGTTGCTTTGACTGCAGCAGAGACACTGCATCAGCAGATCCAAACACCCATTACCTTCAACAATTCCATAAGAATGTTACCGAGACCTGGCAAACTCAAGAACATATGGATCCGGATCAttcaaacaaaattcaacaactaAAAGATTCTATTATTTGACTAGGAGAATAAGTACAAGATTTACAATGGGCTCAGAAACTTCAGGGTCACTGTAATATCACCCAATTTTGTGTCACTAGAGATCCATATGATGACACTGAGACACAAGGGCAAAATGTATGTAATCACCTAATGGACTTGATCTTTTTCATATCAATACTTGTTTGAATTAAAATTACAATCTCAAGTTCTGccatagaaaatgcaaaaacatcTACTTTTGATAAGAAATTTGGGGCAGTTTAGCTAAAGGGATTTCTTCCCTCAACTCTTTGAAATACTTTTCTACACATATACCTGGGTTACTAGCTATAACTATACAGTTAATTTATATTCTAGTTCTGCACAGTCTTTCAAGCAGGTTGGAAATGATTAAACCATCAGGAAAATATGGTTCCAACATTAATCATGCTTGCAATGCTCCAAAGGACCTGAACTCCTGAGATCATGGAAAGTGCACCCTGTTTTTGAAAGGGATACAATGGCCTTGATTAAGGGAAATGGGCTCCCCAATGATAGGACCTGCTAAAATTGTTTTCCTAGAACTAACAAATCTGTTAATCGTCACCTTGATTATAATAACCTTTCTTCTCCCTATTCTTAATTGTgtacaaaaaacattttcttaatgagGTGACCTGTCTGGCTCAAGCCCTCTCCAGAATACAGTGCAACTTTCTGAAACCACAAAAGGAGGACTGTGCCTGAGCCCCAAGTCTACTCCCACATATACTCTTCTTAAGCCTAAAACACCAGAGAACCCATGTTCTTTTCCAGAACTCTGAGAGCAGGGGTCCTCCTACTTGACCCTTTCTCAGCAAGAAGCAACCAGATCTGAAATCATTGCCACTATTCATTATGACTTTTCAGTGTCTAGAATGAAAGATATGCAAATGACAACCCCAAAACAGTGTGGCCTacgaagagggagggagggaaaatcagaacattgataacattgatcctttcccaatacttcctttcccagtgacataaaaatccctgggaaggaagcaAACATCAGTCAGTGACAAGACATCCCTGGAAAAGGGCAAGCATTGGACCTGTCCCAATATATCCATTCTCAGTGATAGGACAATGCACCCTCCATTCTTGCCCTATGAAAACACtgccaataaaaacaaatttctaggTTTGGTAACCTTTTTCCTGAATGCCCACCTCCTGTTAAAGTTTTCAATGGGTAAGTTACCTCCCAGTGTGTAACCTATATAAACCCAGACCAGCAGCCATTTCTAACCAGAAAGTCTGCCCATCTGATGCCTGACTCCACAGCTGAATAAaggctttgctgaattcatgagGTCTGCACAAATCTCCATCATCTCCATCTCCTTAACCTATAGTAGCTGTGGATACCATTGATTTCTAAGAGAACATAAGGAATGATCTGGCTTACAGATACTCACTGTATGTTCTTAGTCTCATATTACATGCCAGTATTATAGAAGTAAGCTATCTGAGGTATGCAgctgagataaaaagaaaaaaaaatataccctgAAAAAGTTGACATACTCCAAGCCATATCTTTATACCACCAAACATTTCACAATCCCTCTTAGCTAAGAATTATCCCACACacaaccagcaaaaaaaaaaatatatatatatatatatatattccacaattAGCAGTGTAAGAGATGGGAAAAATAGGCCTGTAAAtgcaatatttatctttatttatgagcaattttttctatatatgcGCTTCTCTTCTTGTGGGTTCTTGACATCGTGAATCACACTATCTACTCACTGTCTCTAAAGAagtccaaaaattaaataaaggtccattgacaactaacaggatatttttttaaaaaacaacttaccACATTTCTGGGTAGGgtgacacacgcctataatcccagcagcttgggagactgaggcaggaagatcgcaagttcaaagcatacatcagcaatggcaaggtgctaagcaactcagtgagaccctgtctctaataaaacataaaatagggctggtgatgtggctcagtggtagagttcaatccctggtaaacccccaccaccacaaaaaacaaaaaaaaaaacaaagcttacCACCAAGGAAAATGATTAAATCCCATAGCTGTACTCCCCCAAACCAGCTCagtactcatatatatatattattaccaATTCAGTCCTGACTGACTTTATGGCATTACAAGAGAAAGTGGTGAAACTAATACTCTCCAGGGGATCAAAAGCAAAACCAATTTAGATGAACTTGGGCTGAACAGACACACCTCTTCCTTGGGTGCACAGCATAACCACAATGCtttttccacaagcctctctttACATGTCTACACAAATCcatcaggccctaagcaacatagtgagatcctgtctctaaagaaaaataaaaagggctggggatgtgaggtAATgggaaagtgtccctggtttAAATTCCAAGGACCCAtccccccagcaaaaaaaaaaaaaaattaattgcctcTTTTATTAACACAAAATGGGACCTCAATGAGTTGACTTGTTtctaacaaaaagttaaaatttaaaagtccatgttaacctctcttttctttatgttatccatACTTTTTATGTTCTCTTAATGTTTTAACTTTTCTCCTGGCCTTCCACCCAAACATGCAAGGCAAAGAATGCAAGAAGTCCAAGATTCTATAGTGGCTGTTTGCAAGGGGGAGGAAGTCACAGTAACTGCCACACTGGATTCACTTacataagaagagagaaaggatccTCAGTGCCTCTCACATATGAAAGAGGCTCATGGCAGAAAGTCTACATGACCAAGGAGCTGTCCTCAGGAAATTATAAGTTAAAGGAGTACAACAAAAATCCAGAGAGGGAAATTTTACAGTCAACTAAGTCTTCCACCTCTCTAGAGTTGCTGCTATTGTTCAgagttcatttttcaaagaatcaactcacAGAAAAAAAGACCCCTGCTTCTGGAAgtcaaaataaagtaatatcaaTATGTACACGAATGCAGACTCAAGGCTTGTCCATGAAAAACTGTCTACAATgaagaggggtgggggaaggagagcAGAAGAGAGTTACCAGTCTAacctggcccagcccaggccaAAGAAAGTAGGGATCAGGAGAAACTAAAGAGAATCTTGGGCCACATCATTCCCCAGAGAATGCACTCAAGGAACTTCcccctagggctgggattgtggctcagtggtagaacgttagcctagcacgcgtgaggcactgggcttgacccatgaataaaataaaagtattgggtccatctacaactaggaaaaaaaaaaactttttaacccCTTTCTGAATCCTTGAATACTGCAGTAACTTCACTAATCAAATCAACTTCTGTGGTTCCAGAACCACTATACTTGCTCAACCTAGATGTCTCTTTCTTCCATCTCCAGGGATGTTAACTGCATATATTAATAGAGTAATGTATCACTATTACCTCTTATACTGTGAAACATAATTTATaacatattcataatattttaatgaacataTAAGAGGAACATGGAGATGATATCCCTAACACAAGAGCCTGAAGGAAGGGAGCCATGGGGTAAGCCCATTATGTCCCTCTTGCAGGGCTTCACCTACCAGAACTGAGCCATTTAGTTTCTATTATAACTCTCCTGTCACTTTCTCCACCCAATCAACTCTCTTGTCATTTTCCCCACCCAATCGCACCTTCTCCTTGGGAGTCTGACCACTCTATTGGCTACTTCATACCTTTAAACGGCCAGTTTTGTGACATCATTCTCCCACCAAACCTACTGCCACCTGCTAGAATCTTAGGCTTGCCATGTAGTTGTAAACAAATTTGGATCATCGCAAGTGACCAGTGACCAGTAACCAGTCATTAGAGTGGCCAGTAAACAGTGACCAGTGAACTCCATATTGGGAAACATGCATTCTCTAGCCTCAGCCACCCACACATCCTCTGGGGTGATCTCCTCATCCTTTGTATTTGATGTGACCTCTTCTCTGACCATGTCAGGTGAGTAAacaaacttttaaagtttttcattaGACTTTTACCTGCCTCAATTTACTAATGGAGTCAAAAGAGCTTAGAATAATAGGGGAAAGGATAGAACTAGAAATCTGGACACCTAATTTCATTTGGAATTTGACATGTACTAGGTATAGAACTGGACTATCTTACTCTCTCACAAAATCTGTTTCCTGATTTGCTACATGAGGATAACAGATTGCCCATGTTCTGGTCCCTTACTTTTCTTGCATCTTGAGGGGCATGTTTATAGAGAATGAAATCAGATTTCATGGTTGTGTTGTTTCAACTGAAAGAGACAAATCCTAGGCAGGGTGGAAACCAAGAGGTTTCCTCTGTAACAGTTTCCCTTCACCAAGATTTCTACTTCAGTATTTCAAATTTAGTGCTGTTCATAAAAGGGACATTCACATATTTGGGAGTTTTCTGTTTAAACTAGGTGAAAAGAGAAATAGGGAGAGAGGAACAGGAGGACAGGGCTGTAAGGAGGCAGATGTTCTTGGGAAAGCAAGTTTGTGACTGTTTAAGCACAAGGCAACAGGAACTCGgtggaggaagaaaatataaaaataaaggagaagaaaaggtttGAATAATAGAGATGAAGAGAATGATGTTCTCGAGAAAAAAGAGGTGGGTTGGGATGGATgtggaagaaaagcaaagattttatttaaaccaACAGACAGCATAGATTGAATCTTCCCAGAGGCTGGTTTAGAGAATGTTTAGATTAACAGACCAGCAAGGAAactaagacttgaattagggtaTCACTGGGGTAAGCAGGTTATCAGAAAAGTCACACTTGGCTGTTACAGTTTTTCTATGATCTCTTTCAACACAGATGATGTTGACAGTTTGAACATGAACATGTTAGAAGTatgttttagaaattattcttCCTCCAAACATGCCAAGGAAAGTGGTTCTAGACAGAGCTGGGGAAATGGCATTTTCCATGTCCTactttgttctgatttttaaactacagggatttctaaaaaatgttttgtccAAACCTGCATCAGAAGGACACATTCCTTTGTGAGATATAAGCTGTCAAGATGAAGCTGTTTTCCATCTTTAcaacggttttttttttttttctaaaacagacaATATACAAATAGTCATTGATGATTTCTAAATCTAAGAACCGAAAGAAAGaactatataagaataaaaattcaagctcacacctctaattccaagtttatttaaataattatgtgaagactttttgttttgtctacatttcaaataatttttcggGGCTGGGGTGTAGGGTAGCTCAaacatttttgtattaattttgttttaatataaaagggagaagaaaatatcagaataaaagacaaaaattgttttaaatttgtgattttattataCTGTGATGGTTTTCTCAGACTTTAGGGACAAGATTTTTCTCTAAATGTGATAATAAACTAGGCTTCTATGATTTTGTTAAAgcattttttctggtttttttaatAACCAAAAGGATTAtcagaaaatgtgtttatattaattgaaatatcTACCTAGTGGAATTAATGTCTTTTATTTGGTGTTGGTAATCCTTagaggaagagaaacaagaaCAGTAATGAAATTACTttacacttattgtttttttctctagtatgtacaaaatttcttgtgtccttccttctgtcctccttcccttcttctttccctcactccctccatttctctctccttccctccctgccttgcTCCTtatgccttccttccttcctctcattcattctttctttcttcctttcttctcttctttccagttctgaggattgaactcagggtctcatgcatgctaggcaagcatgctacacAAGCTATATCTCcaggatattttatttgttttctcagataggatcttgctgaattgcccagaGTGGCTTTGAATTCCTGGTTTCCTGCAATCccactgcctcaggctcccacgtGCTGGGACCAGAGGCCCACCACACCATGCCCAGATTCATCATGGGTTTTGGCTTTAGTTTTCGCTTCTCCACGTGGCTACCCATCTGTTCACTTTACTTAAATTTGTGTTCACTTTACTTAAAATTACACACATTTTTAGTATAGTTTCTCTGTCTATATGTACTGCTTGAGAATGCATTCAAACTCACCTTCAATTATGAGCTTTGTTTTGATTAACAGTATTCActaaaatcaaagagaaacatTCATAATATTGTATGCATGATAACAGAACTCATTTCTTAGCAAATTTGATATACACTCACTTTTGCtacatatacatatgttcatTACTATCTAGTCATTCCTTTTAGTTCTGAGCTGGTTTTGACTTTTGCTTCTATCTTTCCAGAACATACTGTAACTCCCTCCAAATGAAACTTTTTGCAATAtctatttattagttgtagttcaacacaatacctttattttatttatttttacatggtgctgaggattgaacccagggcctcgcatgtgctaagcaagcgcccTAACGCTGAGCCATAATCTCAGCCCCCACATGAATCTTATGTAATATGACACTTTTATTCATGGATGAATTATCACTGTTGGTATTGTTATAACCACACCAAAGATGAGTAACCTGAAGCtcagaaagttttaatttctttcaagaaGCATTTCTtgagaaactgaatttcaggtaGTCATTTTCATGTAGGATCAGCAGTTAGGCTGAAAGAGGGCAAAGAATGACGCTTAAATTATCATTTGGATGGTAAAACTGAACTCCAGGAAATATCATGTGACCTGGACAAACAAAAGGAGATACTAAAGATCACTGTGGTGATATCAGTACGATCTTCTATGAACagggaaaaacaaatttctgtttctCCAGATTTCTGGTCTTTGGAACAAGAGTCCTGGCCAGGGAGTAAGTTTCCATAATCTGTTGCTGATTTTGAACAAGTCGATCTCACTTCACTAACCCTTGGAGGACTCATTTGGTAACTGGTAATGTTGGGGTTTTCTCTGAGTTTGAAAATGCTTCAGTTCTAGGGCAAATTCAGGAGTCAATACTAGTGCAGGCTCAAAGGAAAGGTAGGACAGGTAGAAGGATGCTTTTAGGGAACAATGTGTGAAGCAGACCACTTGGGACTTCTGGGCCCAATTTGAGACAAAAGGCAGGTAATCAGAAGAGTACTTGCAGCCATCCTAAATGGAGTGATTTGGGGTCTCTCAATGATTATTGGAATGAGGGCCTTCCTGATTACTACAACATTAAGATGTCATTATTCCTCGAATATTGTAAGAATCTGTCTGTCTCATCAATATTTTCACCACCCTCTTCTTCctacagaaaatttccaaaattcttcTTTACATGGAAATGCTGAATCTCTGcagctctctcttcctgtggtgACCAATGCAGCTTCCGGGACAGGAAGTGTCTGCAACTTCTCCAGAGCCTCTGCTCCAGCTGCCACTTCAGCATGGTTACTGCCCTCAACCTGTGGCACCTCCTTCCAGCCACTCATGGGCAGTGCCTACCTTTATCAACATGCTACCACAGCCATGGTGTCTGGGGTTACTGGCCAGAACCAGACTCCCATGGCACCTGCCCCCTATCCAAGTATTTCTGAGTGGTATATCCCAGGAAGTGCTGAAAAGAGCTCCTCTTCACTCGGGGACTTTAATCTGACTGTCACTGACCAGAATACAGCAGATTCTTCCCTATCTATGACATCCCAGTATGACAAAACTTCCGAAGCCAATGTCATGATCCCCGGGTATCCACTACTATCTGGTAGGCTCGTCCAGGTGACACTATCTCAGATTCCAAATCAAGGACGTTGCCTCTCACTACCCCACCAAGAAGGAAGCCAGGTCTACTACTATGATCAAAACTCTCTGGGGACTCTGCTCTCTGGAGAACATTGGCCCTGCCTGCAATCCTATGGCTCTGTGCCATATGCAGGAATTAGTGCCGCTGCCCCTCAACCAGAAATGGTGACAGTGCTGAAGGAAGTTCAGCCCACAAATGTCCTACCATCAGTCCCTACACCTGTGACCTACTACTCTGTGTCCACTCAAAGTATAGAAGGAACAAATTTTCAAGGTGAGTACAAACAGCAAAAAGGGGAAGGAATAAGATTACCATTCGAAAGGAGGGTCCAGTTTTCAGCTGGTAACTGTGAGTCCACACATCCCTAGAATTCAAGTGCTGAGATTTTAACCACAATCTTGTTCAGCAGTCCCCATTTTCAGACTCTGTAAGAGAAGCATGCAGCACAGCATAATGGCCACCCATGCGTTTAAGAGACCTCTAGGACCCAAGACCCCCGTCCATGCCCAGCTATGAAACCATGGCTGGCGGATAAGGGTCCTGCACTCAGTCCAGCTACATAACCACACTATAAATATATTTCCCTAATTTTACTTTGGTTTAGAAAAATACATCAACACATATCAGGGTGTGACAATTTAATTGTTCCTTAATTGACTGAAGGATTTAACCTCTGTATGTAGAGATGCTGTCCAAAGCAGGAGTCCAAAACCCCTGACCTTTCACACTGATTTCATGAGCAACAGCTCCACCCTCACCTAGTTCATGGTGTTAAGAGTTCTTACATTCTGGGGAGAGTGGAGAGAATTGAGAGGCCCCTATATGAGAATGAGAGACTTCATGAAACAGTTTTTCGGTGTTTCCCACAGaggagacaagtgctctaccagaaACCCATGCTGCCATGGTGATGGACCAGCCCAAAAGTAAGACTTCAAGGGATCACCTGTAACTAATACGCAACTCTTAACAGATACCTGTCAGTGGTCCTTAAAAAGAGCTAAGAGAAATGCTTTCTCCACCGTAGGTGGTTTCCCTGAATAGTGTGTTTCTGGGAAGGGGGAGCATCCTACTTACCATCGTCCTTGATTCCTTTGCAGGGATGGAAACTTCCCTAGGGATGGAGGCTTCCTTGGGATTGCAACCTCCAAGTCAGACATTTTgtctgccacagcctccagaaTTCCCATACATCTGCAATAACAGAAAAAGccaaataattgagaaaaactCACAAACTGAACTTGGGGACATTTCCACAATAACTCCAGTCCAGAGTTCTACTGATTTCTTGGCATTGCCTCCAAATCAAAGCCAGGAACAAACAGAGATTAAGAATTTGTGTGAGATTAACACCATGCTCTCAGAACCACTGGATGCCTACCAAATTGCCATGGAGAACCAGGATCCTCCACTACTCCCTTTAGACATCCCTGAAATCCACCAGCTTCTGGCCTCCATTGGTCCTCTGGACCAAGAGGAGAAGCCACATTCTGAAAATATCCATCTAGAAAGGAATAGCCTGAGTCTTGAGGACCAAGGCACACTTGAAAATGGGATTGAATTTAGCAGTGGTTTTGCAGACCTCACTGCACTGCTGGGGGATATTCAACTTCCTGAGCTTTTCAGTTCCTTAAAAGACTTTGACCAACCTGAAAGTCCCACAATAACAAAATCCAATGACACCAGAGCCATCACGGTGAATCAGGGTAAGGAAATCACAAGCGCCTTAAAGGGTCCTAGTGAGCCAATGAGGAAGAACAAACATAAAGCCTCAGAGTGTCCTGATGGAACTCCTCAGGCCAAAATGCAGCTAAGGGACCTAGAGTGTGCATTAGGAGGAGAAGTTGCTCACAGGGATGCAGACAGTAGTAGGGCCCCTTTGCACACAGCCAAGCACTCTATCAGCAAAGCTCAGGAAGCTGCATCCAGCAGGAACAGCAAGGCCAAGGGCCATGGGCAGGAAAAGACCAAGAGGACCAGAGAAAACAACTCCAGGAAAGCCGACGAGAAGAAGCAGCCAGGCAACAAAGTCAAGGCAGAAGAGAAGCCAACAGTGCCCAaactgaagaggaagaggaaccaACCTGAGCTTTGCCAAGAGACCTTTAAAAAGCCTTGGAGCTGTCTCGGCATGCACATGCTGGAGTCGGTGCAGGTTTTCCACACACTGGGGAAGAAGAATGATAAGAAAACTGGGCTCTCTTCCTCCCGGGCCCTGGGAAACTCAGGCAGTACCCAAGACCCCCGTCCATGCCCAGCTATGAAACCATGGCTGGCGGATAAGCGTGCTGAGAAATCACAAGTCAAAGCCCAGAACCCAGATATCAGCGCTAAAGGAGAAGGTCCCGCTCCATCCATTTATGAGCCTCCACCACCTGGGAAGGTTAAATTGGTACCTTTGCCTTTTCTGACCCTGGAGAAACCTCCACCTCGACCAGTAATCAATAGGAGGCCACAGTCTCTGGCTTCACGGACACCCACTGGGGCTTACCCTGCCCAGCCTGGTCCCGCTAGCTCAGCTCAACCCATGGCAGTCAATCAATCCCAACCAGCTACTGCCAACCCATCTTGGATGCGTCCTGCCAAGCCAGCTCAGCCCGTTTTGACTCATGCCATTCAGTCAGGTATGAGCGCTTCTACCCAGCCTAGTGTCCCTCGGTCTGCTGCTTCTGGGCCTGCACCCTACAAAATATCATCTTGCACTTCTCTCCATTGGCAACCAGTTCCCAATGTTGGGACCAAGCCCCAGTCACAACCGCTCAAGTCTCAAAACCAATATCTACTCCAAGACTTTGCCTTACAACCAATTCCATGGAGGAAACCCAATGTTCCTGGGCAAGTAGTATCAACTCCCATCACCAAACAGCAGAGGCCAGAGCGGGAAGCCATGAAGAAGAAGGCTCAACAAGAGCGTGAGAATGCTGCCAAGTACACTGCTTTGGGGAGAGTGCAGTGCTTCattgagagggaaagagagatggagaTTTCTCGCTACTATGGCTACATAATGTAAGAGCTGCTGAGATCAG
The sequence above is a segment of the Marmota flaviventris isolate mMarFla1 chromosome 14, mMarFla1.hap1, whole genome shotgun sequence genome. Coding sequences within it:
- the LOC139701802 gene encoding uncharacterized protein C2orf78-like, which produces MHSLASATHTSSGVISSSFVFDVTSSLTMSENFQNSSLHGNAESLQLSLPVVTNAASGTGSVCNFSRASAPAATSAWLLPSTCGTSFQPLMGSAYLYQHATTAMVSGVTGQNQTPMAPAPYPSISEWYIPGSAEKSSSSLGDFNLTVTDQNTADSSLSMTSQYDKTSEANVMIPGYPLLSGRLVQVTLSQIPNQGRCLSLPHQEGSQVYYYDQNSLGTLLSGEHWPCLQSYGSVPYAGISAAAPQPEMVTVLKEVQPTNVLPSVPTPVTYYSVSTQSIEGTNFQGMETSLGMEASLGLQPPSQTFCLPQPPEFPYICNNRKSQIIEKNSQTELGDISTITPVQSSTDFLALPPNQSQEQTEIKNLCEINTMLSEPLDAYQIAMENQDPPLLPLDIPEIHQLLASIGPLDQEEKPHSENIHLERNSLSLEDQGTLENGIEFSSGFADLTALLGDIQLPELFSSLKDFDQPESPTITKSNDTRAITVNQGKEITSALKGPSEPMRKNKHKASECPDGTPQAKMQLRDLECALGGEVAHRDADSSRAPLHTAKHSISKAQEAASSRNSKAKGHGQEKTKRTRENNSRKADEKKQPGNKVKAEEKPTVPKLKRKRNQPELCQETFKKPWSCLGMHMLESVQVFHTLGKKNDKKTGLSSSRALGNSGSTQDPRPCPAMKPWLADKRAEKSQVKAQNPDISAKGEGPAPSIYEPPPPGKVKLVPLPFLTLEKPPPRPVINRRPQSLASRTPTGAYPAQPGPASSAQPMAVNQSQPATANPSWMRPAKPAQPVLTHAIQSGMSASTQPSVPRSAASGPAPYKISSCTSLHWQPVPNVGTKPQSQPLKSQNQYLLQDFALQPIPWRKPNVPGQVVSTPITKQQRPEREAMKKKAQQERENAAKYTALGRVQCFIEREREMEISRYYGYIM